In Homo sapiens chromosome 11, GRCh38.p14 Primary Assembly, one DNA window encodes the following:
- the MYRF gene encoding myelin regulatory factor isoform X7, with amino-acid sequence MEVVDETEALQRFFEGHDINGALEPSNIDTSILEEYISKEDASDLCFPDISAPASSASYSHGQPAMPGSSGVHHLSPPGGGPSPGRHGPLPPPGYGTPLNCNNNNGMGAAPKPFPGGTGPPIKAEPKAPYAPGTLPDSPPDSGSEAYSPQQVNEPHLLRTITPETLCHVGVPSRLEHPPPPPAHLPGPPPPPPPPPHYPVLQRDLYMKAEPPIPHYAAMGQGLVPTDLHHTQQSQMLHQLLQQHGAELPTHPSKKRKHSESPPSTLNAQMLNGMIKQEPGTVTALPLHPTRAPSPPWPPQGPLSPGPGSLPLSIARVQTPPWHPPGAPSPGLLQDSDSLSGSYLDPNYQSIKWQPHQQNKWATLYDANYKELPMLTYRVDADKGFNFSVGDDAFVCQKKNHFQVTVYIGMLGEPKYVKTPEGLKPLDCFYLKLHGVKLEALNQSINIEQSQSDRSKRPFNPVTVNLPPEQVTKVTVGRLHFSETTANNMRKKGKPNPDQRYFMLVVALQAHAQNQNYTLAAQISERIIVRASNPGQFESDSDVLWQRAQVPDTVFHHGRVGINTDRPDEALVVHGNVKVMGSLMHPSDLRAKEHVQEVDTTEQLKRISRMRLVHYRYKPEFAASAGIEATAPETGVIAQEVKEILPEAVKDTGDMVFANGKTIENFLVVNKERIFMENVGAVKELCKLTDNLETRIDELERWSHKLAKLRRLDSLKSTGSSGAFSHAGSQFSRAGSVPHKKRPPKVASKSSSVVPDQACISQRFLQGTIIALVVVMAFSVVSMSTLYVLSLRTEEDLVDTDGSSQSFGTTQLRQSPLTTGLPGIQPSLLLVTTSLTSSAPGSAVRTLDMCSSHPCPVICCSSPTTNPTTGPSLGPSFNPGHVLSPSPSPSTNRSGPSQMALLPVTNIRAKSWGLSVNGIGHSKHHKSLEPLASPAVPFPGGQGKAKNSPSLGFHGRARRGALQSSVGPAEPTWAQGQSEPVPSLTSIQVLENSMSITSQYCAPGDACRPGNFTYHIPVSSGTPLHLSLTLQMNSSSPVSVVLCSLRSKEEPCEEGSLPQSLHTHQDTQGTSHRWPITILSFREFTYHFRVALLGQANCSSEALAQPATDYHFHFYRLCD; translated from the exons GCCACGACATCAACGGTGCCCTGGAGCCCTCCAACATAGACACCAGCATCCTGGAGGAGTACATCAGCAAGGAGGATGCCTCCGACCT CTGCTTCCCTGACATCTCTGCTCCAGCCAGCTCGGCCTCCTACTCCCACGGGCAGCCTGCGATGCCTGGCTCCAGCGGGGTCCACCACCTGAGCCCCCCTGGGGGTGGACCCTCCCCGGGGCGCCATGGTCCCCTCCCACCCCCGGGCTACGGCACCCCGCTGaactgcaacaacaacaacggCATGGGCGCTGCCCCCAAGCCCTTCCCGGGGGGCACCGGGCCCCCCATCAAGGCTGAGCCCAAGGCTCCCTATGCCCCAGG CACACTGCCGGACTCTCCCCCAGACTCGGGCTCCGAGGCCTACTCCCCCCAGCAGGTGAATG AGCCCCACCTCCTGCGCACGATAACCCCTGAGACACTGTGCCACGTGGGAGTGCCCTCCCGCCTGGAGCATCCgcccccacctccagcccacTTGCCAGGCCCCccgccacccccaccacccccacctcacTACCCTGTCCTGCAGCGGGATCTGTACATGAAGGCCGAGCCCCCGATCCCCCACTACGCTGCCATGGGGCAGGGGCTGGTGCCCACTGATCTTCACCACACCCAGCAGTCCCAGATGCTGCACCAGCTCCTGCAGCAGCACGGAGCTGA GCTCCCTACACACCCCTCCAAGAAGAGGAAGCACTCTGAATCCCCCCCCAGCACCCTCAATGCCCAGATGCTGAATGGAATGATCAAACAGGAGCCTGGGACCGTGACAGCCCTGCCTCTGCACCCCACTCGAGCCCCATCGCCACCCTGGCCTCCCCAGGGTCCGCTCTCCCCGGGCCCTGGTTCCTTGCCTCTCAGCATTGCCCGTGTCCAGACACCGCCTTGGCACCCGCCAGGTGCCCCCTCCCCAG GCCTCCTGCAGGACAGTGACAGCCTCAGTGGCTCCTACCTGGACCCCAACTACCAGTCCATCAAGTGGCAGCCTCATCAGCAGAACAAGTGGGCGACCCTGTACGATGCTAACTACAAGGAGCT GCCCATGCTCACCTACCGCGTGGATGCGGACAAGGGCTTCAACTTTTCGGTGGGCGACGACGCCTTTGTGTGCCAGAAGAAGAACCACTTCCAGGTGACAGTGTACATCGGCATGCTGGGCGAGCCCAAGTACGTCAAGACGCCCGAGGGCCTCAAGCCCCTCGACTGCTTCTATCTGAAGCTGCACGGAGTGAAG CTGGAGGCCCTGAACCAGTCCATTAACATCGAGCAGTCCCAGTCAGACCGGAGCAAGCGGCCCTTCAACCCGGTCAC GGTCAATCTGCCCCCTGAGCAGGTCACGAAGGTGACTGTGGGGCGGCTGCACTTCAGCGAGACCACCGCTAACAACATGCGTAAGAAGGGCAAGCCCAACCCGGACCAGAG GTACTTCATGCTGGTGGTGGCCCTCCAGGCTCATGCACAGAACCAGAACTACACGCTGGCCGCCCAGATCTCAGAGCGCATCATTGTGCGG GCCTCCAACCCAGGCCAGTTCGAGAGCGACAGCGATGTGTTGTGGCAGCGGGCACAGGTGCCCGACACCGTCTTCCACCACGGCCGCGTGGGCATCAACACAGACCGGCCGGATGAGGCGCTGGTTGTGCACGGGAATGTCAAGGTCATGGGCTCGCTTATGCACCCCTCCGACCTGCGCGCCAAGGAACACGTGCAGGAG GTGGACACCACCGAGCAATTGAAGAGGATCTCGCGCATGCGGCTGGTGCACTACAGATACAAGCCCGAGTTCGCCGCCAGCGCGGGCATCGAGGCCACCGCGCCAGAGACAG GTGTCATCGCTCAGGAGGTGAAGGAGATCTTGCCTGAGGCTGTGAAAGACACCGGAGACATGGTCTTTGCCAATGGGAAAACCATAGAGAACTTCCTGGTGGTGAACAAG GAGCGCATCTTCATGGAGAACGTAGGGGCCGTGAAGGAGCTGTGCAAGCTGACAGACAACCTGGAGACGCGCATTGATGAGCTGGAGCGCTGGAGCCACAAGCTGGCCAAGCTGCGGCGGCTCGACAGCCTCAAGTCCACCGGCAGCTCGGGCGCCTTCAG CCATGCAGGGAGCCAGTTCAGTCGGGCGGGCAGCGTCCCCCACAAGAAGAGGCCCCCCAAGGTGGCCAGCAAG TCATCGTCCGTGGTTCCGGACCAGGCCTGCATCAGCCAGCGCTTCCTGCAGGGAACCATCATTGCCCTGGTGGTGGTCATGGCCTTCAG CGTGGTGTCCATGTCCACACTGTACGTGCTGAGCCTGCGCACAGAGGAGGACCTGGTAGACACTGATGG GTCCAGCCAGAGCTTTGGGACCACGCAGCTCCGACAGTCCCCCTTGACCACGGGGCTACCAGGCATACAGCCCTCTTTGCTGCTGG TGACCACCAGCCTCACCAGCTCGGCCCCAGGTTCTGCTGTCCGCACCTTGGACATGTGTTCCAGCCACCCCTGCCCTGTCATCTGCTGTTCCTCACCCACTACCAACCCTACCACTGGTCCTAGTCTTGGCCCCAGCTTTAACCCTGGCCATGTTCTCAGCCCAAGTCCCAGCCCCAGCACCAACCGCTCAG GCCCCAGCCAGATGGCCCTTCTGCCAGTCACCAACATCAGAGCCAAGTCCTGGGGTCTTTCAGTCAATGGCATTGGCCACTCCAAGCATCACAAGAGTCTGGAGCCTCTGGCCAGCCCTGCAGTCCCCTTCCCTGGGGGGCAGGGCAAAGCCAAGAACAGTCCCAGCCTTGGTTTCCATGGCCGGGCCCGCCGAGGGGCCCTCCAGTCCAGCGTGGGCCCTGCTGAGCCCACCTGGGCCCAGGGCCAGTCAG AGCCAGTGCCCTCCCTGACCTCCATCCAGGTGCTGGAGAATTCGATGTCCATCACCTCCCAGTACTGTGCTCCAGGGGATGCCTGCAG GCCTGGGAACTTCACCTACCACATCCCTGTCAGTAGTGGCAccccactgcacctcagcctgacTCTGCAGATGAA CTCCTCCTCCCCCGTGTCTGTGGTGCTGTGCAGCCTGAGGTCAAAGGAGGAACCATGTGAGGAGGGGAGCCTTCCACAGAGTCTCCACACCCACCAGGACACCCAG gGCACCTCTCACCGGTGGCCAATAACCATCCTGTCCTTCCGTGAATTCACCTACCACTTCCGGGTGGCACTGCTG GGTCAGGCCAACTGCAGTTCAGAGGCTCTCGCCCAGCCAGCCACAGACTACCACTTCCACTTCTACCGCCTGTGTGACTGA
- the MYRF gene encoding myelin regulatory factor isoform X8, with the protein MEVVDETEALQRFFEGHDINGALEPSNIDTSILEEYISKEDASDLCFPDISAPASSASYSHGQPAMPGSSGVHHLSPPGGGPSPGRHGPLPPPGYGTPLNCNNNNGMGAAPKPFPGGTGPPIKAEPKAPYAPGTLPDSPPDSGSEAYSPQQRDLYMKAEPPIPHYAAMGQGLVPTDLHHTQQSQMLHQLLQQHGAELPTHPSKKRKHSESPPSTLNAQMLNGMIKQEPGTVTALPLHPTRAPSPPWPPQGPLSPGPGSLPLSIARVQTPPWHPPGAPSPGLLQDSDSLSGSYLDPNYQSIKWQPHQQNKWATLYDANYKELPMLTYRVDADKGFNFSVGDDAFVCQKKNHFQVTVYIGMLGEPKYVKTPEGLKPLDCFYLKLHGVKLEALNQSINIEQSQSDRSKRPFNPVTVNLPPEQVTKVTVGRLHFSETTANNMRKKGKPNPDQRYFMLVVALQAHAQNQNYTLAAQISERIIVRASNPGQFESDSDVLWQRAQVPDTVFHHGRVGINTDRPDEALVVHGNVKVMGSLMHPSDLRAKEHVQEVDTTEQLKRISRMRLVHYRYKPEFAASAGIEATAPETGVIAQEVKEILPEAVKDTGDMVFANGKTIENFLVVNKERIFMENVGAVKELCKLTDNLETRIDELERWSHKLAKLRRLDSLKSTGSSGAFSHAGSQFSRAGSVPHKKRPPKVASKSSSVVPDQACISQRFLQGTIIALVVVMAFSVVSMSTLYVLSLRTEEDLVDTDGSFAVSTSCLLALLRPQPPGGSEALCPCRSSQSFGTTQLRQSPLTTGLPGIQPSLLLVTTSLTSSAPGSAVRTLDMCSSHPCPVICCSSPTTNPTTGPSLGPSFNPGHVLSPSPSPSTNRSGPSQMALLPVTNIRAKSWGLSVNGIGHSKHHKSLEPLASPAVPFPGGQGKAKNSPSLGFHGRARRGALQSSVGPAEPTWAQGQSASLLAEPVPSLTSIQVLENSMSITSQYCAPGDACRPGNFTYHIPVSSGTPLHLSLTLQMNSSSPVSVVLCSLRSKEEPCEEGSLPQSLHTHQDTQGTSHRWPITILSFREFTYHFRVALLGQANCSSEALAQPATDYHFHFYRLCD; encoded by the exons GCCACGACATCAACGGTGCCCTGGAGCCCTCCAACATAGACACCAGCATCCTGGAGGAGTACATCAGCAAGGAGGATGCCTCCGACCT CTGCTTCCCTGACATCTCTGCTCCAGCCAGCTCGGCCTCCTACTCCCACGGGCAGCCTGCGATGCCTGGCTCCAGCGGGGTCCACCACCTGAGCCCCCCTGGGGGTGGACCCTCCCCGGGGCGCCATGGTCCCCTCCCACCCCCGGGCTACGGCACCCCGCTGaactgcaacaacaacaacggCATGGGCGCTGCCCCCAAGCCCTTCCCGGGGGGCACCGGGCCCCCCATCAAGGCTGAGCCCAAGGCTCCCTATGCCCCAGG CACACTGCCGGACTCTCCCCCAGACTCGGGCTCCGAGGCCTACTCCCCCCAGCAG CGGGATCTGTACATGAAGGCCGAGCCCCCGATCCCCCACTACGCTGCCATGGGGCAGGGGCTGGTGCCCACTGATCTTCACCACACCCAGCAGTCCCAGATGCTGCACCAGCTCCTGCAGCAGCACGGAGCTGA GCTCCCTACACACCCCTCCAAGAAGAGGAAGCACTCTGAATCCCCCCCCAGCACCCTCAATGCCCAGATGCTGAATGGAATGATCAAACAGGAGCCTGGGACCGTGACAGCCCTGCCTCTGCACCCCACTCGAGCCCCATCGCCACCCTGGCCTCCCCAGGGTCCGCTCTCCCCGGGCCCTGGTTCCTTGCCTCTCAGCATTGCCCGTGTCCAGACACCGCCTTGGCACCCGCCAGGTGCCCCCTCCCCAG GCCTCCTGCAGGACAGTGACAGCCTCAGTGGCTCCTACCTGGACCCCAACTACCAGTCCATCAAGTGGCAGCCTCATCAGCAGAACAAGTGGGCGACCCTGTACGATGCTAACTACAAGGAGCT GCCCATGCTCACCTACCGCGTGGATGCGGACAAGGGCTTCAACTTTTCGGTGGGCGACGACGCCTTTGTGTGCCAGAAGAAGAACCACTTCCAGGTGACAGTGTACATCGGCATGCTGGGCGAGCCCAAGTACGTCAAGACGCCCGAGGGCCTCAAGCCCCTCGACTGCTTCTATCTGAAGCTGCACGGAGTGAAG CTGGAGGCCCTGAACCAGTCCATTAACATCGAGCAGTCCCAGTCAGACCGGAGCAAGCGGCCCTTCAACCCGGTCAC GGTCAATCTGCCCCCTGAGCAGGTCACGAAGGTGACTGTGGGGCGGCTGCACTTCAGCGAGACCACCGCTAACAACATGCGTAAGAAGGGCAAGCCCAACCCGGACCAGAG GTACTTCATGCTGGTGGTGGCCCTCCAGGCTCATGCACAGAACCAGAACTACACGCTGGCCGCCCAGATCTCAGAGCGCATCATTGTGCGG GCCTCCAACCCAGGCCAGTTCGAGAGCGACAGCGATGTGTTGTGGCAGCGGGCACAGGTGCCCGACACCGTCTTCCACCACGGCCGCGTGGGCATCAACACAGACCGGCCGGATGAGGCGCTGGTTGTGCACGGGAATGTCAAGGTCATGGGCTCGCTTATGCACCCCTCCGACCTGCGCGCCAAGGAACACGTGCAGGAG GTGGACACCACCGAGCAATTGAAGAGGATCTCGCGCATGCGGCTGGTGCACTACAGATACAAGCCCGAGTTCGCCGCCAGCGCGGGCATCGAGGCCACCGCGCCAGAGACAG GTGTCATCGCTCAGGAGGTGAAGGAGATCTTGCCTGAGGCTGTGAAAGACACCGGAGACATGGTCTTTGCCAATGGGAAAACCATAGAGAACTTCCTGGTGGTGAACAAG GAGCGCATCTTCATGGAGAACGTAGGGGCCGTGAAGGAGCTGTGCAAGCTGACAGACAACCTGGAGACGCGCATTGATGAGCTGGAGCGCTGGAGCCACAAGCTGGCCAAGCTGCGGCGGCTCGACAGCCTCAAGTCCACCGGCAGCTCGGGCGCCTTCAG CCATGCAGGGAGCCAGTTCAGTCGGGCGGGCAGCGTCCCCCACAAGAAGAGGCCCCCCAAGGTGGCCAGCAAG TCATCGTCCGTGGTTCCGGACCAGGCCTGCATCAGCCAGCGCTTCCTGCAGGGAACCATCATTGCCCTGGTGGTGGTCATGGCCTTCAG CGTGGTGTCCATGTCCACACTGTACGTGCTGAGCCTGCGCACAGAGGAGGACCTGGTAGACACTGATGG CTCTTTTGCCGTGTCCACTTCCTGTCTCCTGGCCCTGCTCCGGCCCCAGCCCCCTGGGGGGAGTGAGGCCTTGTGCCCATG CAGGTCCAGCCAGAGCTTTGGGACCACGCAGCTCCGACAGTCCCCCTTGACCACGGGGCTACCAGGCATACAGCCCTCTTTGCTGCTGG TGACCACCAGCCTCACCAGCTCGGCCCCAGGTTCTGCTGTCCGCACCTTGGACATGTGTTCCAGCCACCCCTGCCCTGTCATCTGCTGTTCCTCACCCACTACCAACCCTACCACTGGTCCTAGTCTTGGCCCCAGCTTTAACCCTGGCCATGTTCTCAGCCCAAGTCCCAGCCCCAGCACCAACCGCTCAG GCCCCAGCCAGATGGCCCTTCTGCCAGTCACCAACATCAGAGCCAAGTCCTGGGGTCTTTCAGTCAATGGCATTGGCCACTCCAAGCATCACAAGAGTCTGGAGCCTCTGGCCAGCCCTGCAGTCCCCTTCCCTGGGGGGCAGGGCAAAGCCAAGAACAGTCCCAGCCTTGGTTTCCATGGCCGGGCCCGCCGAGGGGCCCTCCAGTCCAGCGTGGGCCCTGCTGAGCCCACCTGGGCCCAGGGCCAGTCAG CCTCTCTCCTTGCAGAGCCAGTGCCCTCCCTGACCTCCATCCAGGTGCTGGAGAATTCGATGTCCATCACCTCCCAGTACTGTGCTCCAGGGGATGCCTGCAG GCCTGGGAACTTCACCTACCACATCCCTGTCAGTAGTGGCAccccactgcacctcagcctgacTCTGCAGATGAA CTCCTCCTCCCCCGTGTCTGTGGTGCTGTGCAGCCTGAGGTCAAAGGAGGAACCATGTGAGGAGGGGAGCCTTCCACAGAGTCTCCACACCCACCAGGACACCCAG gGCACCTCTCACCGGTGGCCAATAACCATCCTGTCCTTCCGTGAATTCACCTACCACTTCCGGGTGGCACTGCTG GGTCAGGCCAACTGCAGTTCAGAGGCTCTCGCCCAGCCAGCCACAGACTACCACTTCCACTTCTACCGCCTGTGTGACTGA
- the MYRF gene encoding myelin regulatory factor isoform X5, producing the protein MEVVDETEALQRFFEGHDINGALEPSNIDTSILEEYISKEDASDLCFPDISAPASSASYSHGQPAMPGSSGVHHLSPPGGGPSPGRHGPLPPPGYGTPLNCNNNNGMGAAPKPFPGGTGPPIKAEPKAPYAPGTLPDSPPDSGSEAYSPQQVNEPHLLRTITPETLCHVGVPSRLEHPPPPPAHLPGPPPPPPPPPHYPVLQRDLYMKAEPPIPHYAAMGQGLVPTDLHHTQQSQMLHQLLQQHGAELPTHPSKKRKHSESPPSTLNAQMLNGMIKQEPGTVTALPLHPTRAPSPPWPPQGPLSPGPGSLPLSIARVQTPPWHPPGAPSPGLLQDSDSLSGSYLDPNYQSIKWQPHQQNKWATLYDANYKELPMLTYRVDADKGFNFSVGDDAFVCQKKNHFQVTVYIGMLGEPKYVKTPEGLKPLDCFYLKLHGVKLEALNQSINIEQSQSDRSKRPFNPVTVNLPPEQVTKVTVGRLHFSETTANNMRKKGKPNPDQRYFMLVVALQAHAQNQNYTLAAQISERIIVRASNPGQFESDSDVLWQRAQVPDTVFHHGRVGINTDRPDEALVVHGNVKVMGSLMHPSDLRAKEHVQEVDTTEQLKRISRMRLVHYRYKPEFAASAGIEATAPETGVIAQEVKEILPEAVKDTGDMVFANGKTIENFLVVNKERIFMENVGAVKELCKLTDNLETRIDELERWSHKLAKLRRLDSLKSTGSSGAFSHAGSQFSRAGSVPHKKRPPKVASKSSSVVPDQACISQRFLQGTIIALVVVMAFSVVSMSTLYVLSLRTEEDLVDTDGSSQSFGTTQLRQSPLTTGLPGIQPSLLLVTTSLTSSAPGSAVRTLDMCSSHPCPVICCSSPTTNPTTGPSLGPSFNPGHVLSPSPSPSTNRSGPSQMALLPVTNIRAKSWGLSVNGIGHSKHHKSLEPLASPAVPFPGGQGKAKNSPSLGFHGRARRGALQSSVGPAEPTWAQGQSASLLAEPVPSLTSIQVLENSMSITSQYCAPGDACRPGNFTYHIPVSSGTPLHLSLTLQMNSSSPVSVVLCSLRSKEEPCEEGSLPQSLHTHQDTQGTSHRWPITILSFREFTYHFRVALLGQANCSSEALAQPATDYHFHFYRLCD; encoded by the exons GCCACGACATCAACGGTGCCCTGGAGCCCTCCAACATAGACACCAGCATCCTGGAGGAGTACATCAGCAAGGAGGATGCCTCCGACCT CTGCTTCCCTGACATCTCTGCTCCAGCCAGCTCGGCCTCCTACTCCCACGGGCAGCCTGCGATGCCTGGCTCCAGCGGGGTCCACCACCTGAGCCCCCCTGGGGGTGGACCCTCCCCGGGGCGCCATGGTCCCCTCCCACCCCCGGGCTACGGCACCCCGCTGaactgcaacaacaacaacggCATGGGCGCTGCCCCCAAGCCCTTCCCGGGGGGCACCGGGCCCCCCATCAAGGCTGAGCCCAAGGCTCCCTATGCCCCAGG CACACTGCCGGACTCTCCCCCAGACTCGGGCTCCGAGGCCTACTCCCCCCAGCAGGTGAATG AGCCCCACCTCCTGCGCACGATAACCCCTGAGACACTGTGCCACGTGGGAGTGCCCTCCCGCCTGGAGCATCCgcccccacctccagcccacTTGCCAGGCCCCccgccacccccaccacccccacctcacTACCCTGTCCTGCAGCGGGATCTGTACATGAAGGCCGAGCCCCCGATCCCCCACTACGCTGCCATGGGGCAGGGGCTGGTGCCCACTGATCTTCACCACACCCAGCAGTCCCAGATGCTGCACCAGCTCCTGCAGCAGCACGGAGCTGA GCTCCCTACACACCCCTCCAAGAAGAGGAAGCACTCTGAATCCCCCCCCAGCACCCTCAATGCCCAGATGCTGAATGGAATGATCAAACAGGAGCCTGGGACCGTGACAGCCCTGCCTCTGCACCCCACTCGAGCCCCATCGCCACCCTGGCCTCCCCAGGGTCCGCTCTCCCCGGGCCCTGGTTCCTTGCCTCTCAGCATTGCCCGTGTCCAGACACCGCCTTGGCACCCGCCAGGTGCCCCCTCCCCAG GCCTCCTGCAGGACAGTGACAGCCTCAGTGGCTCCTACCTGGACCCCAACTACCAGTCCATCAAGTGGCAGCCTCATCAGCAGAACAAGTGGGCGACCCTGTACGATGCTAACTACAAGGAGCT GCCCATGCTCACCTACCGCGTGGATGCGGACAAGGGCTTCAACTTTTCGGTGGGCGACGACGCCTTTGTGTGCCAGAAGAAGAACCACTTCCAGGTGACAGTGTACATCGGCATGCTGGGCGAGCCCAAGTACGTCAAGACGCCCGAGGGCCTCAAGCCCCTCGACTGCTTCTATCTGAAGCTGCACGGAGTGAAG CTGGAGGCCCTGAACCAGTCCATTAACATCGAGCAGTCCCAGTCAGACCGGAGCAAGCGGCCCTTCAACCCGGTCAC GGTCAATCTGCCCCCTGAGCAGGTCACGAAGGTGACTGTGGGGCGGCTGCACTTCAGCGAGACCACCGCTAACAACATGCGTAAGAAGGGCAAGCCCAACCCGGACCAGAG GTACTTCATGCTGGTGGTGGCCCTCCAGGCTCATGCACAGAACCAGAACTACACGCTGGCCGCCCAGATCTCAGAGCGCATCATTGTGCGG GCCTCCAACCCAGGCCAGTTCGAGAGCGACAGCGATGTGTTGTGGCAGCGGGCACAGGTGCCCGACACCGTCTTCCACCACGGCCGCGTGGGCATCAACACAGACCGGCCGGATGAGGCGCTGGTTGTGCACGGGAATGTCAAGGTCATGGGCTCGCTTATGCACCCCTCCGACCTGCGCGCCAAGGAACACGTGCAGGAG GTGGACACCACCGAGCAATTGAAGAGGATCTCGCGCATGCGGCTGGTGCACTACAGATACAAGCCCGAGTTCGCCGCCAGCGCGGGCATCGAGGCCACCGCGCCAGAGACAG GTGTCATCGCTCAGGAGGTGAAGGAGATCTTGCCTGAGGCTGTGAAAGACACCGGAGACATGGTCTTTGCCAATGGGAAAACCATAGAGAACTTCCTGGTGGTGAACAAG GAGCGCATCTTCATGGAGAACGTAGGGGCCGTGAAGGAGCTGTGCAAGCTGACAGACAACCTGGAGACGCGCATTGATGAGCTGGAGCGCTGGAGCCACAAGCTGGCCAAGCTGCGGCGGCTCGACAGCCTCAAGTCCACCGGCAGCTCGGGCGCCTTCAG CCATGCAGGGAGCCAGTTCAGTCGGGCGGGCAGCGTCCCCCACAAGAAGAGGCCCCCCAAGGTGGCCAGCAAG TCATCGTCCGTGGTTCCGGACCAGGCCTGCATCAGCCAGCGCTTCCTGCAGGGAACCATCATTGCCCTGGTGGTGGTCATGGCCTTCAG CGTGGTGTCCATGTCCACACTGTACGTGCTGAGCCTGCGCACAGAGGAGGACCTGGTAGACACTGATGG GTCCAGCCAGAGCTTTGGGACCACGCAGCTCCGACAGTCCCCCTTGACCACGGGGCTACCAGGCATACAGCCCTCTTTGCTGCTGG TGACCACCAGCCTCACCAGCTCGGCCCCAGGTTCTGCTGTCCGCACCTTGGACATGTGTTCCAGCCACCCCTGCCCTGTCATCTGCTGTTCCTCACCCACTACCAACCCTACCACTGGTCCTAGTCTTGGCCCCAGCTTTAACCCTGGCCATGTTCTCAGCCCAAGTCCCAGCCCCAGCACCAACCGCTCAG GCCCCAGCCAGATGGCCCTTCTGCCAGTCACCAACATCAGAGCCAAGTCCTGGGGTCTTTCAGTCAATGGCATTGGCCACTCCAAGCATCACAAGAGTCTGGAGCCTCTGGCCAGCCCTGCAGTCCCCTTCCCTGGGGGGCAGGGCAAAGCCAAGAACAGTCCCAGCCTTGGTTTCCATGGCCGGGCCCGCCGAGGGGCCCTCCAGTCCAGCGTGGGCCCTGCTGAGCCCACCTGGGCCCAGGGCCAGTCAG CCTCTCTCCTTGCAGAGCCAGTGCCCTCCCTGACCTCCATCCAGGTGCTGGAGAATTCGATGTCCATCACCTCCCAGTACTGTGCTCCAGGGGATGCCTGCAG GCCTGGGAACTTCACCTACCACATCCCTGTCAGTAGTGGCAccccactgcacctcagcctgacTCTGCAGATGAA CTCCTCCTCCCCCGTGTCTGTGGTGCTGTGCAGCCTGAGGTCAAAGGAGGAACCATGTGAGGAGGGGAGCCTTCCACAGAGTCTCCACACCCACCAGGACACCCAG gGCACCTCTCACCGGTGGCCAATAACCATCCTGTCCTTCCGTGAATTCACCTACCACTTCCGGGTGGCACTGCTG GGTCAGGCCAACTGCAGTTCAGAGGCTCTCGCCCAGCCAGCCACAGACTACCACTTCCACTTCTACCGCCTGTGTGACTGA